The Pyrus communis chromosome 2, drPyrComm1.1, whole genome shotgun sequence genome includes a window with the following:
- the LOC137726025 gene encoding uncharacterized protein: protein MKMSTLSSQFHLLKYPVKYSSYPSSNPNSFVIPISLPKHPQHPTILSSLPSEATSNSPPTRASAKKSKLYSVTLVRKESVNDTSTPINSSGNNASRFWIMGAVSVGVMAALMAMDEPKAMALGPEGPLMEEFWDNVRRYGLYALTVSTGALYATFAPLYELLKNPISAILVLVILGGGIFIFSQVLYAMVGVSDFSYDYGYINPWIPSM, encoded by the coding sequence ATGAAAATGTCTACACTGAGCTCCCAATTCCACCTCCTAAAATACCCCGTCAAATATTCTTCATATCCATCCTCAAACCCTAACTCATTTGTCATCCCCATCTCCCTACCAAAACACCCTCAACATCCAACCATATTATCATCTCTCCCTTCCGAAGCCACAAGCAATAGTCCACCAACAAGAGCATCCGCTAAAAAATCCAAGTTATATAGTGTGACGCTCGTCCGGAAAGAGTCTGTCAACGATACTTCCACCCCAATAAACTCCAGCGGAAACAACGCGtcaaggttttggataatgggAGCTGTTTCCGTAGGAGTTATGGCGGCGCTGATGGCGATGGACGAGCCAAAGGCAATGGCGTTGGGCCCCGAAGGGCCGCTGATGGAAGAGTTTTGGGACAATGTACGGAGATATGGACTGTATGCTCTCACGGTGAGTACAGGTGCTCTGTACGCGACATTCGCGCCGCTATACGAGTTGTTGAAGAACCCTATTTCTGCAATTCTCGTTTTGGTAATATTAGGGGGAGGTATCTTCATCTTCTCCCAAGTGCTTTATGCCATGGTTGGTGTCTCAGATTTTAGTTATGATTATGGATATATCAATCCATGGATTCCTTCCATGTAA
- the LOC137726026 gene encoding TPD1 protein homolog 1-like, with the protein MTDKICIKLLDADKGGDRGPGGDMNRIGTACSKDDIVIFQGQTAPLPNGIPTYTVQILNACVSGCSISDIHVRCGWFSSARLVNPRVFRRNDYDDCLVNDGEALGPGETLSFQYANSFRYPLSVSSVVCC; encoded by the coding sequence ATGACAGAtaaaatttgcataaaattaCTTGATGCAGATAAGGGTGGTGATAGAGGACCAGGAGGAGACATGAATCGTATCGGCACGGCATGCTCAAAGGACGACATAGTAATATTCCAAGGCCAAACAGCCCCACTTCCCAATGGAATTCCAACCTACACGGTTCAGATTCTCAACGCCTGCGTTTCAGGTTGCAGCATATCCGACATTCACGTCAGATGTGGATGGTTTAGCTCCGCCCGCCTGGTGAATCCCAGAGTTTTCAGGCGCAATGACTACGATGACTGCCTAGTCAATGATGGTGAGGCTCTTGGCCCCGGAGAAACCCTATCTTTCCAGTATGCCAACAGTTTCCGTTACCCTTTATCCGTTTCATCTGTAGTTTGCTGCTGA
- the LOC137726846 gene encoding putative protein FAR1-RELATED SEQUENCE 10, whose product MTSIPLKNIWIRRQQCPCGDWKCYVTYEGDSEEASSIASQLVKNDSTTSEAMVSPYVGMVFKSDDDAFEYYGNFARKNGFSIRKERSRLSPQLGIYKRDFVCYRSGFAPMKKKPTGEHHRDRKSVRCGCDAKMYLSKEVVDGVSQWFVVQFSNVHNHELLEDDQVRLLPAYRKIHEADQERILLLSKAGFPIHHIVKVLELEKGIQGGQLPFLERDVRNFVQNRKKVVQENDALLTEKRENDTLELLEACKGTKEADEDFVYDFTVDENDKVEHIAWSYGDSVHAYTMFGDAVYFDTSYQSITYGVLFGAWLGIDNHGRTIFFACVLLQDETRRSFSWALQTFVRFMRGRFPQTILTDLDPELRDAIRSELPGTKHVISIWDILPKISSWFSVLPGPRCIEFKSEFDELYRLESSEDFELQWNQMISMFGLTTDKHIALLYSFRESWAQSYIKGYFLACMATTIYSKSVDAFFKGIFSAQTCLRSFFEQVGISANFQNQSHREMQYMHIKTSIPIEEHARSILTPFAFNAFQHELVLAMQYAVSEMANGSYLVQHFKKIEGERLVIWIPEEEQVHCSCKEFESSGLLCRHSLRVYVVKNYFQLPDKYCLNRWRKEGSLDYYDDHIARTSDEEWFQDYQCLTDTLLTESSVTKERSDYIHRELTTQLTRILNEVRNMPECEGVAMDLTFSPTG is encoded by the exons ATGACTTCTATCCCATTGAAAAACATATGGATTAGGCGGCAGCAATGCCCCTGTGGGGATTGGAAATGCTATGTGACATATGAGGGAGACTCTGAAGAGGCATCATCCATAGCATCCCAATTGGTTAAGAATGATAGTACAACATCGGAAGCTATGGTTTCCCCCTATGTTGGAATGGTGTTTAAGAGTGACGATGATGCGTTTGAGTATTATGGCAATTTCGCTAGGAAAAACGGTTTCTCAATTAGGAAAGAGCGCTCTCGACTTAGCCCACAATTGGGTATTTATAAGCGTGACTTTGTTTGTTATCGTTCCGGGTTTGCACCCATGAAGAAGAAGCCTACAGGGGAACACCACAGGGATAGGAAGTCAGTCCGCTGTGGATGCGATGCAAAAATGTATTTGTCCAAGGAGGTCGTTGATGGAGTTTCTCAATGGTTTGTTGTGCAATTCAGTAATGTCCATAACCATGAACTTTTGGAAGATGACCAAGTGCGACTGCTTCCTGCTTATCGTAAAATTCATGAGGCTGATCAAGAGCGGATACTATTACTTTCTAAAGCTGGGTTCCCCATACACCACATAGTGAAGGTGTTGGAGTTGGAAAAGGGGATTCAAGGTGGACAGTTACCCTTTTTAGAGAGGGACGTTAGAAATTTTGTTCAAAACCGTAAGAAAGTTGTCCAAGAAAATGATGCTTTGCTCACTGAAAAACGGGAGAACGATACATTGGAACTTCTTGAGGCATGCAAAGGGACAAAAGAAGCGGACGAAGATTTTGTTTATGATTTTACAGTTGACGAGAATGATAAGGTTGAACACATTGCATGGTCATACGGTGATTCAGTCCATGCATACACTATGTTTGGTGATGCAGTTTATTTTGACACTTCATATCAGTCAATCACATATGGCGTGCTTTTTGGAGCATGGCTTGGCATTGACAACCATGGAAGGACCATTTTCTTTGCTTgcgttcttttgcaagatgaAACACGTCGTTCCTTCTCGTGGGCTTTACAG ACTTTTGTTCGTTTCATGAGAGGGAGATTCCCACAAACAATTCTAACTGATCTCGATCCTGAGCTTAGAGATGCAATAAGAAGTGAATTACCGGGCACTAAGCATGTCATTTCCATTTGGGATATTCTTCCCAAGATATCTAGCTGGTTCTCTGTTTTACCTGGACCACGCTGTATAGAATTTAAATCTGAGTTTGATGAGTTATATCGGCTGGAGAGTTCAGAGGATTTTGAGCTTCAGTGGAATCaaatgatttcaatgtttgggCTTACTACTGATAAACATATTGCTTTACTTTATTCATTCCGGGAATCCTGGGCTCAATCCTATATTAAGGGTTACTTTCTTGCTTGTATGGCAACGACAATATATTCAAAGTCTGTAGATGCATTTTTCAAAGGAATTTTCAGTGCACAAACATGTTTGCGTAGCTTTTTCGAGCAG GTTGGTATTTCTGCCAATTTTCAAAATCAGTCACATCGAGAGATGCAGTATATGCATATTAAAACAAGCATTCCTATTGAAGAGCACGCAAGGAGTATTTTGACACCTTTTGCCTTCAATGCTTTCCAGCATGAACTGGTGCTCGCCATGCAATATGCTGTATCTGAAATGGCCAATGGGTCATATCTTGTGCAGCATTTTAAGAAGATTGAGGGAGAGCGTCTTGTGATATGGATACCAGAAGAGGAACAGGTACACTGTTCCTGTAAAGAGTTTGAATCTTCAGGATTGTTATGCAGACATTCTCTACGTGTGTATGTGGTCAAGAACTACTTTCAGCTTCCTGACAAATACTGTTTAAATAGATGGCGGAAAGAAGGCTCGCTTGATTATTATGATGACCACATTGCTCGGACTAGTGATGAGGAATGGTTTCAAGATTATCAATGCCTTACTGATACCCTGTTAACAGAATCATCAGTTACAAAGGAGCGTTCTGATTATATTCACAGGGAATTGACAACACAGCTCACAAGGATTCTTAATGAGGTTAGAAATATGCCAGAATGTGAAGGAGTAGCTATGGATCTGACATTTTCCCCTACTGGCTAA